The nucleotide window ATGGTAAAGGGACAAGAGTTCGAGGCTCGTGGTTTTCTGAATGTTTGTAAGTACCCAATCTTTTGGAAAGGGTAGATTATGATATGAAGTATGAGCAAATGCTAATAAATAAAGTTTATAAAACATCAACCTATACGGTGACAAAAGATGAAATATATAACTTTGCTTTAAAATTCGATCCGCAATATATGCATATTGATGATGAGAAAGCAAGTAAAAGTATTTTTGGAGGAATAATCGCTTCAGGACTTCATACCTTGAGTATCAGCTGGAAACTATGGGTTGATATGAATTTGATTGGAGAAGATATCATTGGTGGCGTCAGGATGGAGCATGTAGAATTTTTAAAACCTGTCTACCCGGAAGATATATTAACTGTAAAAGCCCGCATTATTGATAAGCAAGAGCATAGTGACCAAAAAGATAGAGGGTATATCTCAATTTTATTAAACACCTATAACCAAGATGAAAAAATGGTTATGAATGTAAAATTTCTTGGGCTAATAAAAAGGGACTGTTAACACGGATATATAATTGGAATTAAACGGAAAATAACAGCTGCGATGGATCAACACTAAAATCTATGGTCGACAAGCCAATGTATGGATGCTTGATCAGCGCTACGGAAAACACGACGCTTTCCGTGGGCTCCCAGTCCAGCCTCCTCGGAAAAAGAAAATCGCTTTTTTCTGCGGGGTCTTCCCTTTGCGCTTCCCCACAGGAGTCTCCGTGTTTTTCCTCCGCTGGCTAGTCACTATACTAAGTGTTCACTTTTATCAACGATAGATTTTGGTGAAGAGCCGCTGCGACAAGTAGCATATTAAAATGTTAGATTAGGGACTGCTGAATCACGGAAAAAGACTGGCACATAAGCATTTTCTGTTGGTGTTGTCAAAGTTGGATGCAAGGAAATCCATCCTATAAGCAAAAAAACCCTTGCACTTCTGGCAACATATGGAGGGACGGTGCTGCAATGGCGAGACTCTCGCGGAAAAACGGACGCGTCAAGACCCCGCACGCCGGTTTTGCGCGAGGAGGCTTGACCGTTCGTCCGCGGAAAGCGAAGCCATGGAAGCGGTATTCCGGCTTCAGCTGATAGCTGCATGTTATTCAGCAATCCCTAGATTAGGGAAGCGAGGATTCTAAGCCTCGCTTCGAATCTTTTCTTACATATGGTCGTCGTATGGACCTAATATCCATCCCATATATCCAACATCTTCCACGTCGCAGCCCAATCTTTTTTCATGACCCTTTCCCTGTATACAGCAAGCCGTTCCTCCGTTTCCATGAAAAAAGGCGTGGGTTGCACCGCCCCTTTAAGCACATCCTCCACTCCGCATGGAGCAACTAGCATCACACGGGCATCATCCCTCAGTTTCACGCCGATGGCAGTTGCCGTTTCCGGAAATTTGGAGATTGCGTCAACGGAGGACGCGTAAGGTGGGACGCCGTTCACAAGATGCATTCTCGCTTGATTTTTCACAGACCAAGGAATGGGAGGAAGCATGCTTCTCAGTTGCTCCTCCCGCTTCTTTTCTTCGCTTTCACCGATGCTTACAGGATCAAAATAGATGACATCTAGATCCGGCAAAGGTGTCCGTTTACGAAAGCCATGCAATGTATCCCAGATTTTCGCTCTCACAAAACCGGAGCAGATCCAGTCATCAGGCAACTGCAAACCCTTTACCGCCTCTAGAATATCCATCATCCACTGGTCGCGTTCAATCACATAAATAACGTCCGCTTTGCTATGAAGCTTCAAAAAACTGCGCCACCATCGCTTCTGAAACATCTGCCAAGCGTTTGTACGTGTAGTCTGGGCTTTGGCTCTTTTTGAAAATAACCGCTTCGACACCTTTGTAGAAATCGTCGTGCTTCAAAAAATTGACGGCAATAACGAGGTCCATCTCTAACGTTTCGGCGAGTGATTTGTTTTCACTGTCGATCATGTGTTTCAATGTTACTTTTTCGGAAACCGGTGATTTTGACAGCAATGTTTCTCGTGTTTCTGCAGCGAATGCTTCGTCCCCGCTTTCCAATTGTTCCACGATCTTTTCAATCGAATCCGCGTTAAAATAACGATCGATCGCTTCTTGCATGGAAGCAAGGGGTGCTTCTTCTTCCGGCGTACTGTTTTGTTCGGCGAGAATGTCATCGAGTTTGCCTGTTGGATCTGTTTTGTTCACCCAATCGATTTCATGCAACTTATCAAGTAAGTCCGTCAATTCCGAGACGTAATGCTCGGCCGCCCCTATATAGAGCACGTCCGCGGCTTTTATGGTTGCCGATGTCAAGGCAAGATAACGACCGGTATAGCCGGGGGCTTGGTTTAAAAGATGGACCGCACCCACATCCGGAAAGAAGCCGATGTTCATTTCCGGCATCGCCCATTTCGTACGGGCGGTAACAACCCGATGGCTTGCTCCTTGCGTGAGACCGACACCGCCGCCCATAACGACGCCATCAAGGCAGGCGACGATCGGTTTCGGGTACTCCTTCACCATTAGGTCCACACGATATTCTTCCTTGAAAAATTCCCTTGCCTTTGCGAACGCTTCTCCACCGTTTTGCGCTTCCGATAACGTTTTAATGTCACCGCCGGCACAGAAGCCTTTTTCTCCGGCGCCTTCCATGACGATCACTTGTACGGAATGATCGTTGCGCCAAGCGTCCAACTGCTCCCCGATCGCTATAATCATATCGAGGCTTAATGAATTCAGTGCTTTTGGCCGATTTAATGTGATCGTTGCCAATCCTTTTCGGTTTGTTGAAAATGTAACTTCGTTTGTCATTTTTACCTCCTAGGAATGCCTAAAATCAGGGGTTCGTTTGTCGATAAACGCCCGGACGCCTTCTTTACCGTCATCGCTGCAAAAGAGTTCGCCAAAGAATTGCTGTTCCCGCGCCAAGCTGTTTTCCGTTGAATCATCGATACCTTTCATGATCGCCTCAACAGCCCGCTCGATGCTCGTCATGCTTTTGCCTTCAATCAGTTGCTCCGCAAAAGCGTGGGCATCCGCACGTACCGTTTCGCCCGAAACGATGCGTTGGACGAGGCCGAGATCAGCGGCTTCATTTGCTTTCATGTTTTTGCTCGTCAAAATAAATTCCATAGCCCGTGCCGAGCCTAAGTACCTGCGCAAGCGTTGCGTGCCGCCGAAAGATGGGATTAAACCGAGTTTGAGTTCCGGCAAACCAAGCACCGCATCTTCGGATGCAAAGCGATAGTGGCAGGCCATGGCTACCTCAAGGCCGCCGCCTAAGGCCGCGCCGTTAATCGCGGCAACCACTGGTTTTTTTGATTGTTCAATTTCCTCACAAAGCTCCTGGCCGGCTCGGGAGATTTCCTCTGCTTTCGACGCGTCGTCAAACGCTTCTGCGAATTTTTTTATGTCGGCACCGGCGACGAAAAAACGTCCGGCACCTGTCAAAAGGATCGCTCTCGTGTCTGGGTCATTAGACAATGTTTTAAAGACACCCCGCAACTCGTTGATTGAGTCTGGAGACAGTGTATTCGCCGGGGGATGGTCGATTTCTACCGTCGTGACAAAAGACTCTGTGGATACGTTTACATAGTTGTAGTTAGTCATAAAAAAACCTCCTTATGTAGCATAAATGCAAAAACTATGCCAAATGAAAATACAACGCTTCCATATCCATTATACATGATTTGGAATTCTATTGGATAGGTATGATAGTATGGTTTCATAGAGAAGTTTCAAAGGAGGAGATTTTCCGGTGAGTAAAACAGTAGGGTTTATTGGCATTGGCGTAATGGGGAAAAGCATGGGGAAGCATATCTTGGACGCAGGCTATCCGCTGCTCGTCTACACACGAACGAAAGCGAAAGCGAACGATCTCGTGGCGAGCGGTGCCACCTGGAAAGATTCTGTGCAGGATCTCGCATCCGAGGCTGACATTGTCATTACGATGATCGGATATCCGAAAGATGTGGAGGATGTTTATTTTTCAGAAAATGGGTTGCTCGCGCATATGAAAAAGGGCGCTACGTTGATCGATATGACAACGTCGAAACCATCTTTAGCAAAGAAAATTGCAAAAACGGCAAAAGAAAAAGGGGGTACAGCTTTGGACGCCCCTGTTTCCGGCGGCGACGTGGGCGCACGAAACGGCAAACTTGTGATCATGGCCGGTGGTGATGAAGACGTATACGATCAGTGCCTTCCTTTATTTGAAGCAATGGGGGAAAACATTCAACATTTAGGACCTGCAGGCAGCGGGCAACATACGAAAATGTGCAACCAAATTGCCGTGGCGGCTAGCATGATCGGAGCGGCGGAAGCGATGGGGTATGCAAAACATGCAGGGCTTGATCAGGAAAAAGTGTTAAAGAGTATTTCAACGGGTGCCGGCGGTAGTTGGACACTGCAAAATTTGGCGCCGCGCATGTTGAACGAAGATTTCGCTCCTGGCTTTTATGTCAAGCATTTTATCAAAGATATGGAAATTGCGATCGAAGAGTCCGAGCAAATGAAGGAAGGGTTGCCCGGCGTCGAGTTGGTGAAAGCATTGTATGATAAACTTGCTGAGCAAGGGGAGGAAAATAGCGGCACACAATCGATCTATAAACTCTGGGAATAAGGAAGCGAAGATGAAACTTTTAAAAGATAAAAAAGCGGTCGGAATGTTCGTTCTCTCGATCATTTTGGCGATGGTTGCAGCTATTTTTGCCGTATATGGAAACATGCTTTGGATCGTGACATTGGTCATTTCACAAGTTTTACTGGTCTTGGCATTTCTGCGATTTTTCATGAATGGAGGGTACTCCGATTAATGGAGTACTTCTTTTATTTTGACAAACGGACTGTCCGGACGGTACAATTATTTTCTAGAAAAGAGATGATGATCATGACAAAACGAGAAAAAATTTTAAAAGCTGCGGCAAAGACCGTTTCGCGTGTCGGCATTGGCAATGTCACCCTTGAGCAAGTGGCCGAAGAAGCCGGTATCAGCAAAGGCGGGTTATTGTATCATTTTCCGAGCAAACAGGCACTTCTTAAAGGGATGGTTGACTATGTGTTTAAACGCTCGAACGAAGCAATTGCGGAGTATGAGAATGCGCATGATTTTTCCCTCAGTTATGTGTTGTCAACGTTAGACGATGTCGACCGCGAGGGCGATATTTCAACGATGGATAAAAGTGCCATAATGGCCATCGCCAACGATCGTGATTTATTAACCCCCATGCAGCAGCAATATAACGAATGGATGCGTCTATTGCGTGCGGAAAACAGCGAAGAAGTCGCTACGATTATCCGCTTGATCACGAGCGGCTTATGGTTTGAAAACTTGTTCGACATACACCTACACGGGAACGAGGATCGCACCCATGTCTTGAACGTTGTGAAGGCATTGATAGAAAAAAGATAAAGCATTTTTTCTAAAACAAAACTTACCGTCCAGACGGTTTAAAAGGAGGGGCGTCAATGCTCTATGTTGCATTGTTTATTGCCGTCGTGATTGCTTCCGTTGGCGATGCAGCCTTAAAAAAATCAAACGGATTTCGACGTCCGGGGCCGGCGTTCGCAGGTGTGATGATTTATTTTCTTACGTTTTATCTGCTTTCGATTATTATGACTGAACTCCCGATCAGTGTGACGTATGCGACATGGAGCGGGATTGGTGTTATTTTGACTGCTGTCGTCGGTGTGCTTTTTTTTAAAGAGAAATTAAATCAAAAGGTGATACTCTCCATGGGCATGATTATTCTTGGTGTTGTTCTTTTGAATGTTTAGGAGGGGGTGCGAGATGGGAAAATATAAAGGGTTTATTTTACTCGGCATCGCGGTTATTTTCGAAGTGATCGCAACGACAAATGTGAAGCTGGCTGCTGGCTTTACAAATGGATGGCCGACCGTGCTTGTTTTTATAGGAATGTTTGCCGCGATTTATTTTCTCTCAAAAGCTTTGGTTTATATTCCTTTGGCTATTGCCTATGCGATTTGGGTCGGTGCGGGTACTGGCACTGTCGCACTCATTGGATTGATTGCTTTTGACGAAGCTCTTGGTCCCGTTCGCATTACAGGCCTTTTGCTCGTTATTATAGGTGTAGGCGCACTTACCGTATTTTTAAATGAAAAAGAAACAAGTGATAGCAAAATATTGGAAAAGGAGTTTTAAAACATGCAATCGATCACAGGGAAGACAGCATTAATCACCGGAGCGGGACGCGGCATCGGACGCGCACTTGCCCATGCGTTTGCCCGCGAAGGCGTTCACGTGGCACTCATGGGAAGAACGCGTGCGAATGTGGAAAATGTGGAAAAAGAGTTGGAGACATATGATGTTAAAGTGTTGAGCGTCCAAGCGGATGTTTCCGATGTCGGTATGGTGAAAGACGCTGTTCAAAGCGTGAAAGACACGCTCGGGAAGATCGATATCTTGATTAATAATGCCGGTATCGGGAGGTATGGCCGTTTTCTCGACCTCAGCGAAGATGATTGGCGGAGTGTGTGGGATGTGAATGTCATGGGCGTCTATCATGTCACCCAAGCCGTGCTGCCGGAAATGATCGAGCGCCAGGCCGGGGAAATCGTCAATATTTCTTCGACATCAGGGCTCCGCGGCACCGAGGGTTCCAGTGCCTACAGCGCTTCGAAGTTCGCTGTGCTTGGGATGACAGAGTCATTAATGAGAGAAATGCGAAGAGAGAATGTTCGTGTCCAAGCGATCAGCCCAAGTAAAGTGATCACCGATTTTGCGTCCGAACACAACTTAAGCGACGGGACGGAAGACGCCGAACACTTTATGCAAGCAGAAGACTTGGCGGATGTCGTCATCTCGCAATTGAAACTGCATCCGCGCATGTTCGTGAAAAATGCCGAGTTGTGGGCGACGAATCCGAAGTAATAGGAGTGTTGTAATCATTCATTTACTAGTGTATAATAAACGCAAGAAAGACATAAATTAAAAAGGGCCCGTGAACACATTGCGTTCACAGGTCAGTATAGAGTCGCGACCCAAGTAGCGGTTTCACCGTTTTACTGGAATAACCGCCCGAGCCGATCAAACTCAGGGGCGGTTATTTTTGTCTTTGTTGTCAGCAGTGATGAAGTATACGAGCGTACCGACGGTAACGCACAGCATTAAGGCTTCATATGTTGACATAAAATCACCTCCCTCCTTGCTCATAATTAATCAAATGAACATCAGAGGTACCAACGGTGAAAGACCGCCACCTGAGGAAACGAACCCTATGAATCTTATTTTAACATATTATTAATGCCTTTCCCTACTTTCCCTAAAAGAATATAAAGTAATTAGGCTGCCGAATAATCGCCGGTCTTTTTCAAATGTGTCTTTTATTATAAGATGCTGTAAGGACTCGCGAAATTGGCTGTGGA belongs to Salicibibacter cibi and includes:
- a CDS encoding MaoC/PaaZ C-terminal domain-containing protein codes for the protein MKYEQMLINKVYKTSTYTVTKDEIYNFALKFDPQYMHIDDEKASKSIFGGIIASGLHTLSISWKLWVDMNLIGEDIIGGVRMEHVEFLKPVYPEDILTVKARIIDKQEHSDQKDRGYISILLNTYNQDEKMVMNVKFLGLIKRDC
- a CDS encoding nucleotidyltransferase family protein, coding for MKLHSKADVIYVIERDQWMMDILEAVKGLQLPDDWICSGFVRAKIWDTLHGFRKRTPLPDLDVIYFDPVSIGESEEKKREEQLRSMLPPIPWSVKNQARMHLVNGVPPYASSVDAISKFPETATAIGVKLRDDARVMLVAPCGVEDVLKGAVQPTPFFMETEERLAVYRERVMKKDWAATWKMLDIWDGY
- a CDS encoding enoyl-CoA hydratase/isomerase family protein, which encodes MTNEVTFSTNRKGLATITLNRPKALNSLSLDMIIAIGEQLDAWRNDHSVQVIVMEGAGEKGFCAGGDIKTLSEAQNGGEAFAKAREFFKEEYRVDLMVKEYPKPIVACLDGVVMGGGVGLTQGASHRVVTARTKWAMPEMNIGFFPDVGAVHLLNQAPGYTGRYLALTSATIKAADVLYIGAAEHYVSELTDLLDKLHEIDWVNKTDPTGKLDDILAEQNSTPEEEAPLASMQEAIDRYFNADSIEKIVEQLESGDEAFAAETRETLLSKSPVSEKVTLKHMIDSENKSLAETLEMDLVIAVNFLKHDDFYKGVEAVIFKKSQSPDYTYKRLADVSEAMVAQFFEAS
- a CDS encoding enoyl-CoA hydratase-related protein, giving the protein MTNYNYVNVSTESFVTTVEIDHPPANTLSPDSINELRGVFKTLSNDPDTRAILLTGAGRFFVAGADIKKFAEAFDDASKAEEISRAGQELCEEIEQSKKPVVAAINGAALGGGLEVAMACHYRFASEDAVLGLPELKLGLIPSFGGTQRLRRYLGSARAMEFILTSKNMKANEAADLGLVQRIVSGETVRADAHAFAEQLIEGKSMTSIERAVEAIMKGIDDSTENSLAREQQFFGELFCSDDGKEGVRAFIDKRTPDFRHS
- a CDS encoding NAD(P)-dependent oxidoreductase; its protein translation is MSKTVGFIGIGVMGKSMGKHILDAGYPLLVYTRTKAKANDLVASGATWKDSVQDLASEADIVITMIGYPKDVEDVYFSENGLLAHMKKGATLIDMTTSKPSLAKKIAKTAKEKGGTALDAPVSGGDVGARNGKLVIMAGGDEDVYDQCLPLFEAMGENIQHLGPAGSGQHTKMCNQIAVAASMIGAAEAMGYAKHAGLDQEKVLKSISTGAGGSWTLQNLAPRMLNEDFAPGFYVKHFIKDMEIAIEESEQMKEGLPGVELVKALYDKLAEQGEENSGTQSIYKLWE
- a CDS encoding TetR/AcrR family transcriptional regulator, with product MTKREKILKAAAKTVSRVGIGNVTLEQVAEEAGISKGGLLYHFPSKQALLKGMVDYVFKRSNEAIAEYENAHDFSLSYVLSTLDDVDREGDISTMDKSAIMAIANDRDLLTPMQQQYNEWMRLLRAENSEEVATIIRLITSGLWFENLFDIHLHGNEDRTHVLNVVKALIEKR
- a CDS encoding DMT family transporter, with protein sequence MLYVALFIAVVIASVGDAALKKSNGFRRPGPAFAGVMIYFLTFYLLSIIMTELPISVTYATWSGIGVILTAVVGVLFFKEKLNQKVILSMGMIILGVVLLNV
- a CDS encoding DMT family transporter; the protein is MGKYKGFILLGIAVIFEVIATTNVKLAAGFTNGWPTVLVFIGMFAAIYFLSKALVYIPLAIAYAIWVGAGTGTVALIGLIAFDEALGPVRITGLLLVIIGVGALTVFLNEKETSDSKILEKEF
- a CDS encoding 3-ketoacyl-ACP reductase — its product is MQSITGKTALITGAGRGIGRALAHAFAREGVHVALMGRTRANVENVEKELETYDVKVLSVQADVSDVGMVKDAVQSVKDTLGKIDILINNAGIGRYGRFLDLSEDDWRSVWDVNVMGVYHVTQAVLPEMIERQAGEIVNISSTSGLRGTEGSSAYSASKFAVLGMTESLMREMRRENVRVQAISPSKVITDFASEHNLSDGTEDAEHFMQAEDLADVVISQLKLHPRMFVKNAELWATNPK